A stretch of Episyrphus balteatus chromosome 2, idEpiBalt1.1, whole genome shotgun sequence DNA encodes these proteins:
- the LOC129909045 gene encoding uncharacterized protein LOC129909045 has protein sequence MKRHLISFILIFLIVGVFKSAIGLKWIPIRMDDKIPKNAISIDDSHTKWVGRSNMVGQEIYPAQIYNHGAAAYKPYQEETLLNKHSEILTISESDNCKWKPYYYSENYQNIDQNVVRAGVDSNGDPVFIGRTYVRDNDKSISSIYLPNKKYTQRWAYVDPDDHPFEQWQYLSCDTNIKWVDSLPTNPPENAVSGGESVDGYDIYVARWKPAGSNNFITGYVIPKKGAAVFGSIAQENSDSDEYDNGSQDSDSDVFQILTGESGEYDWVTVGNGIVPDYAVVNGRHNLELLYVARINKSIRQITQTEAREQKSPFDILVKNEI, from the exons ATGAAACGGCATTTAATCagtttcatattaatttttctaatcGTGGGAGTATTCAAGAGTGCAATAG ggCTCAAATGGATTCCCATAAGAATGGACgataaaataccaaaaaatgcaatttcaaTTGATGATTCTCACACGAAATGGGTTGGAAGATCTAATATGGTTGGACAAGAAATTTATCCAGCTCAAATATATAACCATGGAGCAGCAGCTTATAAGCCATACCAAGAAGAGACTCTTTTAAACAAACATTCAGAGATACTAACAATTTCTGAATCCGACAATTGTAAATGGAAACCTTATTATTATAGTGAAaactatcaaaatattgatcaAAATGTTGTACGCGCTGGTGTCGATTCAAATGGCGATCCAGTATTTATCGGCAGAACTTATGTTCGGGATAATGATAAATCTATTAGCTCAATTTATTtgccaaataaaaaatatacacaacGTTGGGCTTATGTTGATCCCGACGACCATCCATTTGAACAGTGGCAATACTTGAGCTGCGATACTAATATTAAGTGGGTTGATTCTTTACCAACTAATCCTCCAGAGAATGCAGTAAGTGGTGGTGAATCTGTTGATGGATATGATATTTATGTTGCTAGATGGAAACCAGCTGGAagcaataattttattactgGTTATGTGATACCTAAAAAGGGTGCAGCAGTTTTTGGTAGCATTGCACAGGAAAATAGCGATTCTGACGAATATGATAATGGATCTCAAGATTCTGATTCTGATGTTTTTCAAATTCTAACTGGAGAATCGGGAGAGTACGATTGGGTGACAGTTGGAAATGGAATAGTTCCCGATTATGCTGTTGTAAATGGAAGACATAATTTAGAACTATTGTATGTGGCACGAATTAACAAATCGATACGACAAATCACACAAACTGAGGCACGAGAACAAAAATCTCCATTCGATATTTTGGTTaagaatgaaatttaa